Proteins from a single region of Xenopus laevis strain J_2021 chromosome 9_10S, Xenopus_laevis_v10.1, whole genome shotgun sequence:
- the cplane2l.S gene encoding ciliogenesis and planar polarity effector 2 has protein sequence MSVTPVLDPEWQRSPEGLDYLSRVLRHNKRKFFGLIERPVLPPHLPADVAAYKVFVCGKSGVGKTSFIAKLSGLAVPSMHHETAGIQTTCMYWPVRPSGSARPVIFRFQFWDCGEGALRKFDHILPACKEKADAVLFLFSFTDRSSFEDVPALISRTLDQDEDVTRVVIGTKLDQYMHTDVTEDDLRDFQRTWQLPVMRVRSVNGPRMTDGRDLDGRAGLAECAPVLNGLAEILWHRDQVIAGLVGGAE, from the exons ATGTCGGTGACCCCCGTGCTGGATCCCGAGTGGCAGCGCTCCCCGGAGGGACTCGACTACCTGAGCCGCGTCCTGCGCCACAACAAACGCAAGTTCTTCG GACTGATAGAGCGGCCCGTGCTCCCCCCGCACCTCCCGGCCGATGTCGCTGCTTATAAAGTCTTTGTCTGCGGGAAAAGCGGCGTCGGAAAAACCTCCTTCATCGCTAAACTGAGCGGACTGGCCGTACCCAGCATGCACCACGAGACCGCTG gtATTCAGACCACCTGCATGTATTGGCCTGTCCGCCCGAGTGGCAGCGCCCGACCCGTGATTTTCAGGTTCCAGTTCTGGGACTGTGGGGAGGGGGCTCTCCGGAAGTTTGATCACATCTTACCA GCGTGTAAAGAAAAGGCAGACGCAGTTCTCTTCCTCTTCTCTTTCACCGATCGTTCGTCATTCGAGGATGTGCCGGCGCTGATCTCTCGCACACTCGACCAGGACGAAGATGTCACACGTGTGGTTATTGGGACCAA GCTGGACCAGTACATGCACACGGATGTGACCGAGGACGACCTGCGCGACTTCCAGAGAACATGGCAGCTGCCCGTCATGCGAGTACGGAGTGTGAATGGGCCCCGCATGACTGATGGGCGGGATCTGGATGGGAGGGCGGGACTTGCAGAATGTGCTCCTGTGCTCAATGGGTTGGCGGAAATTCTGTGGCACAGAGACCAAGTTATTGCTGGACTTGTAGGCGGGGCTGAATGA